From the genome of Alcanivorax sp.:
CTCGGGCTGACCATCCTTGACGCCAGCCAGGACGGCGATACAGGCAGAGTGCATTTTCAGGCGGTGAGCCAGGCGCACAGCGACTTCAACATGCTGGAGGAGATTTCCAATTTTATCCGCCAGGACGGGCACTGGTTTTATGTGGATGGCGAGACCTCGGTATCCACGCTCAAACCTGGCCGCAATGATCCCTGCCCGTGCGGCAGCGGCAGAAAATTCAAGAAGTGTTGCGCTTGGTGAACCAGCCAGAAAGCCTGGCCAGGAATGGCGTTATCCTGGATACACAAGCCCCTTCGGTGGTCGCTTGATGCGGGAAATGCACCGCATTTCATAGGCAAAAAGCCGCCTCTCATCAAAACTTTCCAAGCCGATACAATCCGCAACTTGGCCTACCCGCGAGACAGGCATACGGTAAAGGTATGCCCTTTGCGTCTCGACGATTGAGGTGGACCATGGCTTTTGCACAATCACAACAAACACCAACCGCATCCTGGCAAGATGGCAAGCGCTACCTGTGGCTGCTCAGCCCCGGAATTCCCGTACTCGCCCTGACATTGCTGCTGATCTATCAATTCGTCTGGTCCTGGCCTGTGCTGCTGTGGGGCGGCCCGATTCTGGTCTATATGCTGATCCCCTTTGCCGACTGGGTCATCGGCACCGACACCAACAACCCGCCTGAATCTGCCGTGCAAGCGCTGGAGGATGACCGCTACTACCGACTGATCGTATACGCCTACATCCCCACCCAGTATCTGGCCACCATTCTGGGCGCCTGGATCGTGGCCCAAGGCAATGCCCCCTGGTGGGGAATACTTGGCCTGATCCTCAGCGTCGGCGCAGTCAATGGCATCGCCATCAACACGGCCCATGAGCTGGGCCACAAGAAAGGCAGCCTGGAACGGTGGCTGGCCAAGATCACCCTCGCGCCCGTGGCCTACGGGCATTTCTTTGTGGAGCACAACAAAGGCCATCACAAGAATGTAGCCACACCGGAAGACCCGGCGTCGTCCCGCATGGGCGAATCCTTCTGGCAGTTCCTGCCGCGCACCATGACCGGCAGCCTCAAATCCGCCTGGGACATTGAAGCGAAACGGCTACAACGCTGTGAGCAACCGCTGTGGTCATTGCACAATGAGAACCTGCAGGCCTGGTTGATGACCGTGGTGCTGTTTGTATCGCTGACCGCGGTGTTCGGCTGGATCGTATTACCGTTCCTGCTCCTGCAGGCGTTCTACGGAGCGTCACTGCTGGAAGTCATCAATTACATGGAACACTACGGTCTGCTGCGCCAGAAGGATGAACGGGGCCGCTATGAACGCTGCCAGCCACGCCACTCCTGGAACAGCAACCACATCGTCACCAACCTGTTTCTTTATCAGCTGCAGCGCCACTCTGACCACCATGCCAACCCCACCCGCCGCTTCCAGGCATTACGCCATTTCGATGACAGCCCGCAGCTGCCTTCCGGGTATGCCTCCATGCTGATCCCTGCCTACTTGCCTTTTGTCTGGTTCAAGAAAATGGACCCGCTGGTCTACAAGCACTATCAGGGGGACCTGAGCAAAGCCAACCTGCAGCCGGAGAAACGTACTGCCCTGCTGGCAAAATGGCGTACAGCCCCGGTGACTTACCAGAGCGCTGATTCAGAGCCCGATGTGGATTCCGCAGCGTTGGCCGCCGCTCAGCAGGCTGAGCAGGAACAGGACCGGCTGCATCAGTTTCAATGCCCCAATTGCGGCTATATCTATGACGAGCGCCAAGGCGAAGAGCGGGAAGGCTTTGCGCCTGGCACACACTGGATTGAGATTCCCGATACCTGGTCCTGTCCGGATTGCGCGGTGCGCGACAAGGTAGACTTCGTGCTACGCCAACCCTGAATCAGGGCTCCGGGGACGCCCCCTTGCGCATGGCCAGGGGCGTTTGGCCGAACCAGCGCCGAAAGGTGCGACTGAAGTTGGAGGTATCCTGGTAGCCCAACTGCTCGGCAATGCGCTCGATGGGCAAACTGGTTTCCTGCAACAACCAAAGCGCCTGCTCCTTGCGTACCTCATCCAGCAATTGCTGGTAGCTGGTGTCCTCGCTTTTCAGTTTGCGAATTAATGACCGTGACGACATGGCAAAGCGCTCCGCCATCACCTCCAGAGAGGGGAATTGGCCGCCTTGATCCAACAGCGCGATACTGATCTGCTGGCTCAATGGCCCACCCCGTTGCAAGGTGGCTCGCTGGTGCTCGCAATCCCGGATGGCATTGCGGTGAGTGGCTACATCTGCGGTCAAACAGGGGGTCGCCAACAGGACCTCCGGAAGGCTGATGGTAAAAGCCGGGGCAGCGAAACACAGCTGGCAATCCATCAACGCACTGTAACGGGCCTGAATAGCCGGAGAAGAAAAAGGCAGCGCCACCGACAACCGCTGGCACTGATTGGGCGTTACTGCCTGCACCATCTGCACAAAGGTGCCCAGCAGGGCACCATGGATGAACTCCCGGCAGTCGCCCAGATCCACCGTTTCCTTGATGTCCAGGTGTGCCACACCCGGCTCGCGACGCAGGTAAAGCGACACCCAGCGTATGCGAATGGAAACAAACCGCTCCAGCACCGACAGCATGTCACCCAGATTGGCTGAGGAGACCACTGCATATCCCAGGGCACCATGGGCAGACACCGATGTGGAACGGCCCAGTTCCAGCCCTTGCCCCTCAACACCGGTCAGTGCCCTGGCCCGCCGGATCAGCCGTGAAAGCTGTTCCAGGCTGAGATAGCGGTGCTCATTGACCAGCTCCGACCACTGCAGACGGGTACCACTGAAAATATCCGCCTGGCTAAAGCCCTGCCCCTGCAGCCAGGCACACAACAGGCGGCTGTAAGCTGGGTGTATGCCGGGTTTCAATCGTTCGGGAGCCATCGGGTCCATTGGACGGTACCAGCAAGCAACGGAAGCCCCACGCTAAAACATTCTGTTTAATCTGTCACTATATGACGATTTTTTGCCATCTATGGCGGTGCTGCTGATGGCTTCAGCAGCGCAAGATGAAAGCCATGAACAACAACAAGAGGCAATAACCATGAGCAAGGCAGGTGTCTTTACTGGCCCGTCCGGGGTCGAATACCGTGACCGCAAGCGCGCGCTGTGGATGGTGTCACTGCTGGTACCCGGCAGTGTCTTTCTCGGTCCGGTGCTTTACTTTGCCACCGGTGAAGCACTCACCCTGTGGCTCCCACTCATGTTCTATTACCTGATCATCCCCCTGCTGGACATGCTGATCGGCGAGGACCAAAGCAACCCGCCGGAAGAGGTGGTTCCACAACTGGAGGCGGATCCGTACTACCGGTACATGACCTACGCCCTGGTCCCTATCCTGATCGGCGCCTATCTGTTCGGCATGTGGTTTGTTGGCACTCACACTCTCCCCTGGCATGGCTGGCTGGCCATGGTGCTGCTCACCGGTACCATCTGTGGCGCCGCAGGGATCAATCTGGGCCATGAACTGGGCCACAAGAAAACCCGCCTGGAGCGCTGGCTGGCCAAGATAGTGCTGGCCCCGCTGGGATACGGCCACTTCCCCATTGAACACAACAAGGGCCACCACCGTGACGTGGCTACCCCGGAAGACCCGGCATCATCCCGCATGGGCGAGACCATCTGGGGCTTTGCCCTGCGGGAAATTCCCGGTGCCTTTTTCCGTGCCTGGGAACTGGAGGCCGCGCGGCTGAAAAAGCAGGGTCAACCGGTATGGTCGCTGCATAATGAAATTCTTCAGCCCGCCCTGATGAGCGTGTTGATATGGGGCAGCATCATTGCCCTGTTTGGCTGGCAGATGGCGCCCTTCATTGCCGCCGTCACCCTGTGGTCCTACCTGCAGCTGACCTCTGCCAACTATGTGGAACACTATGGCCTGTTACGCCACAAGCAGCCTGACGGCCGCTATGAGCGTACCCAGCCTCACCACAGCTGGAACAGCAACCACATGTTCTCCAACTGGGCGTCCTTTCACCTGCAGCGCCACTCTGACCACCATGCCCACCCCGCACGTCGCTATCAGAGCCTGCGGCATTTCGACAATCTGCCCACATTACCCAACGGCTATTTCGGGATGTTCCTGATCAGCTACGTGCCCCCGCTATGGTTCCGGGTGATGGATCACCGCTTGCTGGCCCACGCCGACCACAGCGCCACCAACATCAACTTCCACCCGGGCAAAAAAGCGGCATTAATCCGCCGGTACCAGATCCAGCCCTGATAGCGCCCCACGAAGGGCCATCCCATTGCCGTGGATAACGACACCGGGGTGGCCTCTCTCGCCTTTTTCACAGTCAGGCAGATACTTTGTCTGTCTTGTCCGTTACCCTCTTGTTCTGGATTGATTCAGCCTGTCAGCACAAGGAGTTCTCATGAGCGACACCCCCTTCGATGTGGTGGTCTTCGGCGCCACCAGTTTTGTTGGCCAGATTCTCTGTCAGTACCTCACCGACACCTACGGTGTGGACGGCGAGCTGAAATGGGCCGCAGCCGGCCGCTCCCGGGACAAGCTGGAACAAGTCAAAGGCGCACTTGGCAGCGCTGCCAGCCAACTGCCGCTGCTCACCGCCAATGCCAACGACCCGGCCAGCCTGGATGCACTATGCGCCCAGACCGCCGTGGTGATCTCCACCGTGGGGCCCTACGCCCTGTACGGCGAACCCATGATTCGCGCCTGTACCGACAGCGGCACCGACTATTGCGACCTGACCGGCGAGGCCCAATGGATTGCCGCCATGCTGGAAAAATACGAGGCCACCGCCAAGCAGAACGGTGCCCGCATTGTGCATTGCTGCGGCTTTGACTCCATCCCGTCCGACATGGGGGTCTTCTTCCTGCAGCAGCAGGCGCAGAAGCAGTTCAAGGCCCCGGCCACCCGTGTGGCCATGCGCGTGAAAGTAGCCAAAGGCGGCGTCTCCGGAGGCACCGTGGCTAGCATGATGAACATTGCCGAAGAAGCGTCCAAAGATCCGGCACTGCGCAAAAAACTGGCCAACCCTTATCTTCTGTGCCCCCCGAACCATGGCCTTGGCGCTCGCCAGCACAGCATCACCATGCCGGAATATGAAGATGACCTGCATGCCTGGGCTGCCCCCTTCGTCATGGATGCCATCAACAGCCGTATCGTCCATCGTTCCAACGCACTGAACGATTACAGCAAGGACATGACTTACAACGAAGGCATGCTTACCGGCGACGGCATCGGCGGCCGGCTCAAGGCGCTGGGCATTGGTATCGGCACAGGCCTGTTCTTTGGTGCTGCGGCCATTGCCCCGACCCGCTGGGCATTGAACAAGTTTGTGGTTCCACAACCTGGCGAAGGCCCCAGCCC
Proteins encoded in this window:
- a CDS encoding fatty acid desaturase gives rise to the protein MAFAQSQQTPTASWQDGKRYLWLLSPGIPVLALTLLLIYQFVWSWPVLLWGGPILVYMLIPFADWVIGTDTNNPPESAVQALEDDRYYRLIVYAYIPTQYLATILGAWIVAQGNAPWWGILGLILSVGAVNGIAINTAHELGHKKGSLERWLAKITLAPVAYGHFFVEHNKGHHKNVATPEDPASSRMGESFWQFLPRTMTGSLKSAWDIEAKRLQRCEQPLWSLHNENLQAWLMTVVLFVSLTAVFGWIVLPFLLLQAFYGASLLEVINYMEHYGLLRQKDERGRYERCQPRHSWNSNHIVTNLFLYQLQRHSDHHANPTRRFQALRHFDDSPQLPSGYASMLIPAYLPFVWFKKMDPLVYKHYQGDLSKANLQPEKRTALLAKWRTAPVTYQSADSEPDVDSAALAAAQQAEQEQDRLHQFQCPNCGYIYDERQGEEREGFAPGTHWIEIPDTWSCPDCAVRDKVDFVLRQP
- a CDS encoding AraC family transcriptional regulator, which encodes MDPMAPERLKPGIHPAYSRLLCAWLQGQGFSQADIFSGTRLQWSELVNEHRYLSLEQLSRLIRRARALTGVEGQGLELGRSTSVSAHGALGYAVVSSANLGDMLSVLERFVSIRIRWVSLYLRREPGVAHLDIKETVDLGDCREFIHGALLGTFVQMVQAVTPNQCQRLSVALPFSSPAIQARYSALMDCQLCFAAPAFTISLPEVLLATPCLTADVATHRNAIRDCEHQRATLQRGGPLSQQISIALLDQGGQFPSLEVMAERFAMSSRSLIRKLKSEDTSYQQLLDEVRKEQALWLLQETSLPIERIAEQLGYQDTSNFSRTFRRWFGQTPLAMRKGASPEP
- a CDS encoding alkane 1-monooxygenase, whose protein sequence is MSKAGVFTGPSGVEYRDRKRALWMVSLLVPGSVFLGPVLYFATGEALTLWLPLMFYYLIIPLLDMLIGEDQSNPPEEVVPQLEADPYYRYMTYALVPILIGAYLFGMWFVGTHTLPWHGWLAMVLLTGTICGAAGINLGHELGHKKTRLERWLAKIVLAPLGYGHFPIEHNKGHHRDVATPEDPASSRMGETIWGFALREIPGAFFRAWELEAARLKKQGQPVWSLHNEILQPALMSVLIWGSIIALFGWQMAPFIAAVTLWSYLQLTSANYVEHYGLLRHKQPDGRYERTQPHHSWNSNHMFSNWASFHLQRHSDHHAHPARRYQSLRHFDNLPTLPNGYFGMFLISYVPPLWFRVMDHRLLAHADHSATNINFHPGKKAALIRRYQIQP
- a CDS encoding YchJ family metal-binding protein; the encoded protein is MTTPLCPCQSGLDYPRCCQPLHGGQPAAHPEALMRSRFSAFALGKADYIQRSWHPSTRPATLSLDDQERWLGLTILDASQDGDTGRVHFQAVSQAHSDFNMLEEISNFIRQDGHWFYVDGETSVSTLKPGRNDPCPCGSGRKFKKCCAW
- a CDS encoding saccharopine dehydrogenase NADP-binding domain-containing protein encodes the protein MSDTPFDVVVFGATSFVGQILCQYLTDTYGVDGELKWAAAGRSRDKLEQVKGALGSAASQLPLLTANANDPASLDALCAQTAVVISTVGPYALYGEPMIRACTDSGTDYCDLTGEAQWIAAMLEKYEATAKQNGARIVHCCGFDSIPSDMGVFFLQQQAQKQFKAPATRVAMRVKVAKGGVSGGTVASMMNIAEEASKDPALRKKLANPYLLCPPNHGLGARQHSITMPEYEDDLHAWAAPFVMDAINSRIVHRSNALNDYSKDMTYNEGMLTGDGIGGRLKALGIGIGTGLFFGAAAIAPTRWALNKFVVPQPGEGPSPEAQKAGFFDVRLVGHTASGDMLQVKVTGDADPGYGSTSKMLAESAVCLARDISPEAPGGFWTTASLLGEALLKRLQNKAGLTFEVV